tactacaactaccattactaccactactactactactagtagtattattattactactactcgTATTATAAGCACTACtgatactaatactaatactactaattctactgttactattactaattctactacaactactgctgTTGTTGCAGCTACTACTAATTCTACTACTCGGAACAGaggcacgcacacacgcaacattcagtacatatattttacaatacttTAGCATAGACCATTATTAAACATTCAACACAAACTGACCAAATCATTTGTTATTCACCTATCTAATGCGTACACTGAACAACAAACTGTTAACATTTGTCATTCACCTATCCAATGCGTACACTGAACGCCAAACCGTTCACATTTGTCATTCACCTATCTAATGCGTACACTGAACAACAAACCTTTAACATTTGTCATTCACCTATCTAATGCGTACACTGAACAACAAACCTTTAACATTTGTCATTCACCTATCTATGCTAATTCACCTATCTAATGCGTACACTGAACGCCAAACCTTTAACATTTGTCATTCACCTATCCAATGCGTACACTGAACGCCAAACCTTTAATATTTGTCATTCACCTATCTAATGCGTACACTGAACGCCAAACCGTTAACATTTGTCATTCACCTATCTAATGCGTACACTGAACGCAAAAcctttaacattttcaaaatcttaTTACTGCACaagaataaatgaaaacaatatcaTGACTGATCGCATGAGTATCACCgttaagaggactgccactttccgtTCATAGGACTGCCCAGACAAATCTAATCCTACACAAGATAGAGTCCATAGGATGTTTATACAGAATTGGTGACATGCAATTATGAATCACTGACCCAACAGTGATGATAACTGAACTAAACTGTACCATCTGCTTCAACTCACCATCCAGATCAGCCATATCCAGGACAGCCCGAGCCTCTCTCGTGGTGAACACGTCTTCTAGTTCAGACTCGTCCACAAGGCCATCCAGGTTTTTGTCAAACTCAGAAAGATCTTTaagaaaaaatttttttaaagaaattacaAAATAGAATCCATTTATAAACCTTgacacaaacatatttttatattcatattcactgataattttatatttgaaaaagTAAAACAGAGATGGAtgacagagagaaacagagacagaaggaaggaaaggtagtttaagaataaagaaagagaagagggtggaGAAGAGAAAGAATATAGGAAGTAGAAGAACATAGTGCGGTGGTAGAACGGGAGAGAGAACAGAAAGTGAAAATAggattaagagagagagagagagagagagagagagagagagagagagagagagagagagagagagagagagagagagagagagagagagagagagagagagtatcaatGATATGGAGAGAGAGTATCAATGATATAGAGAGAGAGTATCAACGACAACAGGTCTGTTCTATTTTACCTCGTTTTCGACCTACGACTGCCGCTATTGCCGCGGCAGTGGTGACAACCTTGGCTACGCTCTTCACGGCTCTCCAGATCCCTCTCAATCTTATCCAGCCTCCTTCCGCCCCACGGCTCACGGCAAGAGCCACCAGCAAAATCAACAGGTATGCGTGCTTCATCTACAAAAACAGTAGATGCAATATCCttttctttatataattatgttaattgaTGTGCCCTATGTCTAGTAGGACCATTATGAACGACAAAAGCCatatcgtatctctgcacaaggaaAACTAGTCCAAGGAAATTAGTAAGGTTGTGATTGTTGCTACGAATCGCTGTCAGAACTTTGACTTGACATGTCGGTCTGGGGataatcaatattatttttagaacTTAATTTAAGTAGCATAGtagcaaattaaaacaaaatgggaAGTTGGGTTTGATGATGAACTGACAGTTTTTTTGTGTGCTTGATTTTTGAAACATATGTATTACAGACGTATATTAGATATTCatgcaaaaataattcaaaaaaaTGACACCATACATTTAAGTATCTGTGGACGTTTATTCCATCATGGATGATGATCATCAAAACGCGTCCGCTTGTCAGTTATGAAGCTGTTCCAGACAAATATACTTACGTTTTGCTTTATTACACCTGACCAGAGCTATGCCAGCGGGAGCGTCGACTGCTGGTAGGGCCACCCAGGCTGGATTGGTTGAAGGGTAGAGGttagactaatatggaccacTGCCGAAGACGGATGAGCTGGGCCAAACTACTTGTAGGGAGGCGCCTGACCGTAGCTCACTGCATATCTGCCCATATGACAGATGGCAACAGAAACTTGAGAGATGGTGCTCAACCGTTGGAGAGGAGACCCACCAGGGTGGAAGAGTGCCGGGCCCTATGCCTCGAAAGGGTCCAACACAAGCTACTGGTGATTCGCATGATCCGTTTCGTGGTGCCAGGAGACGGATGGAACGGTATCAGAACCAGTGAAAAGCAGTCTGGCCTTCAGATGAACCCGTAAAGGAGAAACTCTTTGGCCCCTTGGAGAACCTACGGAATACAGCAGCTTTTGTTCGAGCCACTGGGGTCCCTGTCTGAGCgtacgacgaagaagaagatgaaagcTCTAGGATGTTCCCCGATTTGACGACCCTGTGGGGAGATGTAAGACCATCTCTTCCACTAACCACTCAACAACTAAgcattaacccactgttctggacagagcTTTGaagtagctgaggtgtgtttccaggacagcgtgcttgagcgttagttaataataatataataacaaaaataaattgaaatgaatgaatcttACCTTCAACAAGGTTCAGTGTGAGAGTCACAGAAAACGCAGACGAACGACGAAGACCAGGATGTTTCTCTCTGACTTTATAGAGGGAAAACTCTCATCCACATCCTGTTGATGCGTCCGTTGTGGCTTAACGTGTCAAATAATTTAGATGTTTATCTGGAAGAGCTGTGATAAACGattttgatgtatgtatgtgtattatgtGCATCGTGTTTGCATATATTATGTTTCTAGACAACTGGGCACATATATGTGAAGATTTAAATAGTGCTTGATGTGGAGAATAAcggttaaaaataaatcaatcactTTTTTGCACTTTTTCTTTAATTCATTTGGCTTGACGATAAACATTTCTACTTACggggtaggacgtagcccagtgcttatgcactcgcttgatgcgggatcggtctagggtcgattcccgtcggtggacccaatgggctattattttgttacagccagtgcaccacgactggtatatcaaaggccgtagtatgtgctatactgtttgtgagatggtgcttataaaatataccttgctactaatggataaatattGCGGGTtgccactctaagactatacgtctaAATTAtctaatatttgacatccagttgccgatgattaatcaatcaatgtgctttggttatgtaaacaaaacaatgttttccAGGTATATAGATACTAGTGTATCATACAGGTACCCaggcacgcacgcatgcacgcacatacATTCCATTTTTCATAGAATATAAATTGTGCAATCATAGTTTTTACGTGTAAACGTCATACAGACTGACATACAATACGACTTTCGCGATAGAGGCCAATACACATAACCTATAAACCAATGAATCCCCCTGGTGAACGGAACTACCTACCAAATTTCAGCTGTATAGGCCTAGAACGTTTCTTACACAGTGACAAAACAAACGTCTGAAGACTTTATTTTACTCAATTTTATATAATTCGCGATAGAGGCCAATACTTATAACCTATACACACAATGTTTTAATACGATAAATCTCCCCGATGCACCAAAATACCCACCAAATTTCAGGTAAATCGGCCCAGACGGcttcaaacaaaataataataataataataacaatcccACCAAAAACAATAGGTTCCCCAGCGGAAAACGCCAGagaacctaataataataataataataataataataataataataatactttagtATTCTCTGGTTGGAACACAAATTATAGACAATATTATGAACTTTATTGACTTAAATTTCACATTACAGGACATTTTTGCGTATTTTACGTATTTAAGGggaatactactactactagtagtagtagtagtagtagtagtagtagtagtagtagtagtagtagttgtagtagtatgtatgtatgtatgtatgtatgtacagtgttttccctagctggttttagcatggtgcagcaccatgcctcagtagtctagcaccatcttgccttaatcagcaccatgctgccctgagattaaacaagccttttttactaattaattttaaaactgcctttataaaacacccaaaaaggtattattaattaataaaatatgccatatattttgccattcatttattaaaacaagcaCATCAATTACATtactgtttatttcaattaatttttgtgtatttttaatgaaatgcatGTGCcttgaaaatggtgaaaatgccccaaaagtgtttggtctaccatgccttgccaaaattctagggaaatcactaatgtatgtatgtatgtgtgtgtatatatatataaataatactattactactactactactactactcgtagTATTActtgtagtatatatatataacatagcGTTTAACGAAGTATTGTGCAAAAGTGTAGGGAGCAAGGTGTAAAAGTCATGTACCACGAGAAACGATCATTAATCATGTGCAATCAGTCAAATTTCTTGGAGTAATCTTTGATCACAATCTTAGTTTTGGGGAGCACATTACTGAGGTGACTGGTAACTGTACTATACACCTTAATTTATTAAGGGTACTATCAGGCACACCATGGGGCGCAGATCGAAAAACTCTGCTTATGATCTTTGAAGCATTCATTGTGTCCAGACTGCAATATGGCGCACAGGCCTTTGGCTGTGCTAGCCAGACCCAGCTCAGGAAATTTGATAGCGTATATGATAGGGCTCTCAAAATTATAGTTGGGGGTGCTATCTGTACGCCATATGATAGTGTTCTTGTTGAGCTGGGAGTAATGCCATTAGCCCTTAGGAGGATCAGACaaggtttaaaatatatcaacaaaatacGTAGTCTGGTGCCTGATTCTCCTGTCAACCAACTTAAACCtgtactaattaaaaatattaacagagATAGGGACATATCTGTTATTTAATATCTTAATAAGTTTGCTAATGACTTTGGGATAGTCGGCCTTCCATTGGTTAGTTTGGGGATTAACCCGACTTTCCGGTGGCAGGCGGGCTGCCCCAGGGTTCATTACCACGTCAgggaaaatattattaaaacagaaaatctcaatttcaagaaaataatttttcaggCAGTGGTTGGGGAACTCTACCCGGATGTGGTTCAGATATACACAGACGGGTCGAAGGACCCAATCACTGGTAAAACAGGGATGgcctttattgttaaaaatagtaataaaaatccGATAGCTATTAGGGCTAGGCTGTCGGATAATATATCAGTTTATACCACCGAACTCATGGCCATACTGTATTCCCTGAAGTGGGTTGAAagatatcataattataatggCCCTAGCAGATATGTTCTTTTCTCTGACAGTCTCAGTTCCTTGCAGGCAATCAATGGCGCCCATAGTGTCAGACCcgaaa
Above is a genomic segment from Gigantopelta aegis isolate Gae_Host chromosome 7, Gae_host_genome, whole genome shotgun sequence containing:
- the LOC121377587 gene encoding uncharacterized protein LOC121377587 encodes the protein MKHAYLLILLVALAVSRGAEGGWIRLRGIWRAVKSVAKVVTTAAAIAAVVGRKRDLSEFDKNLDGLVDESELEDVFTTREARAVLDMADLDGNAQVSMDEFRQVMTELSDMHNRE